NNNNNNNNNNNNNNNNNNNNNNNNNNNNNNNNNNNNNNNNNNNNNNNNNNNNNNNNNNNNNNNNNNNNNNNNNNNNNNNNNNNNNNNNNNNNNNNNNNNNNNNNNNNNNNNNNNNNNNNNNNNNNNNNNNNNNNNNNNNNNNNNNNNNNNNNNNNNNNNNNNNNNNNNNNNNNNNNNNNNNNNNNNNNNNNNNNNNNNNNNNNNNNNNNNNNNNNNNNNNNNNNNNNNNNNNNNNNNNNNNNNNNNNNNNNNNNNNNNNNNNNNNNNNNNNNNNNNNNNNNNNNNNNNNNNNNNNNNNNNNNNNNNNNNNNNNNNNNNNNNNNNNNNNNNNNNNNNNNNNNNNNNNNNNNNNNNNNNNNNNNNNNNNNNNNNNNNNNNNNNNNNNNNNNNNNNNNNNNNNNNNNNNNNNNNNNNNNNNNNNNNNNNNNNNNNNNNNNNNNNNNNNNNNNNNNNNNNNNNNNNNNNNNNNNNNNNNNNNNNNNNNNNNNNNNNNNNNNNNNNNNNNNNNNNNNNNNNNNNNNNNNNNNNNNNNNNNNNNNNNNNNNNNNNNNNNNNNNNNNNNNNNNNNNNNNACCACTTTCCCTCCCCGGCGAGTCCGCCGAATTCTAGTTTTCCGGCCAAATCACCCAAAACTTACAAACAAAGTCAATCTGGCCGAAAAACTGAAATTCGGCGGACTCGCTAGGGATGGAAAGTGGTTGGGGAAGCTGCTGAAGTTCGCTGGGGTGGAGGCGCGCCCTCGCCGGTGCCGTACAGTTGCGTCAGGAGGGACGTCCGCACTTTAAGAGCCGTGCGGACGTCCACACCTGGTAATCCTTGTATATATATATAACTTTAGTACATGAACATTAATATGACGAAATTTTTTTTTTTCAAATTCTTCAATTGTGACAACATTTGATACATGAGCACTAGTAATCAAAATCTATTGCACAAGCACAAAAACATTACATCTAAAGCCATGTCTAGATAGTACATCCAAAATCATGACTAAAGGGACATAAACAAAAGCCAGCAAAACGCATAATCATGGATGAAAATTGAGTCATGCGCTACAAAACAATACATATCCTACAAACTGCAATTAACTAAGGGGGTTTGAGGTGCATTATGAGGCATGGGCTTTCTGATATGACTTTCTATTTTCTTTGTTGGAATTGTGGCATAGATGAGGTATGTGGAGCTGTAGTACTCTTGGATTGCTGTGTAGCCATATAAAACACTTGCTGCCCTTGGTCACTTTGAGATTGAGCCCGCATAGGTTTAGCAGCTGGGCAGGGTGGCACAAGGTGAGGCCGGGGAGGCAAGGGAGGCTGAGATTGAGGTTGGGGCTGCACATTCTCACTAGCTTGACGTTGTTCATCCTACAAACTCAAAATTGTATACCAATTAGGGGAGCAAATGTCACAACACTTCCAGAATGAAATTTCACTTTCCATAACAATGCATCTCATTAGTAAACATGCATGTTTCTTTTTTATGCATGATCTCTTGTTGTGTCCTTTTATTCTGCAATACCCACATTTTATTTGAGAGTAATACACCTTAGGTAACTTGGTTGTTCCAGTAGGTGGAGGTACCTCATCTTCATCCAAATAGAGAAAATACAATAAGATACATGTTATTGCATAAGTAATTGAAGTGAACCTTAAAATTTTAAGTTTCTCACCTTGCTCTTTGTTCCTAGCCATTATGGGGAGTTTCCCAAGTTGTCTCTTGTAAAGTGGGGGTGCTATTGGTCTATATATCTTCTCCCATTCCTTCACTCCAGCAGTTGGATGCATAATTGGCCCATATGCCTTCATGTATGTCTCCTTGCTATAATATTCATGTACAAAGTCATCTGGAGACATTCCTTTTGAGAAGATACATGCTGTAGCATGACCACATGGTAGCCCAGATACATTCCACCTATTACATGTGCATGACTTGTTATCTAACTGAACCACATGTGCTGCAATCACCCCATTTTGACATTGTGCCCCTCTTCTTTGAACCTCATATCTCCAAAGGCTTGAAGATATTGGTGTGTAATCAGCTGCAAACTTGGCTGATTTCTTCAACAACTTTTCAACTCTTGGCCCTACTTTACACTTCTAATTAAGGTGAGAATTTCTACGATTTGCCAATCTCACCATAGTTGCTATTCTGATATCTTCTAAGCACCCAAGTATAGGCTTCTTCCTTGCTAGGAGTATGCTTTTGTTGAAGCTCTCACTATGATTATTGAGAAGAGAGTCACACTTGAACTTGTGATCAAAATGTGATAATGACCAGTGAATTACAAGCCTGTCCATGCACCACTTCCATCCATCAAGAGAGCTTGTCTTCAAATCCTCCATTGCATCTCTAAATGCATTCATAGTTGTGCTTCTTGCCACTGCCCACAATTTTTCTTTAAGTTCCAACCCTACAATCAATTGAAACATAACACAATAAAGGTAATTATAACTTTGCACTTACACTAAAAAAAAAACCACAAATGTTGGTAATCGATCATATAATGAAAAATAAAAAACATGTGTGTCCATCAGTCTTGAAGTTGTTGTGGAGGTGCCTCACACAATGCCTATGCGTAGCATCCAGAAACAATTCTTTGATCGCCTGCTCCAATCCCTTTTGTTTATCACTCATGAACGTATAATGTCCTAAGTGATGGATGTTAAGATCAGCCTTCAAGAACTCTAAGAACCATGTCCAACTCTCTCTGCTTTCAGATTCCACAATGGCCCAAGCTACTAGGTAAATCCCATTGTTACTGTCAATACCAACAGCAGAGAGCAGCTGACCTTTGTGCACAGTCTTCAGATGACAACCATCTAAGCCAATCATCATCTAAATCACATAAATAGATATGATACAAAACTACAACTTGTACATAATACACATCTATATTGTAAAGGCTGGAGAACCTTTTTTCTATATAAGAAAGTCCCACTTTTAGTTAATTATGGATTAGTTGTTGTCATCTGTTGGAAGTTGTACATAAATAGTGAGCTAAACATGTTGGGTTGTACTCTTGTAGTCGATGTATATATATATATATACCCTATATATATGTATATACCTATATATATAACTGCCCAAGCCTCCACATTTAAGACTACAAACTCACAAAATCAACCAAAACCCATAAATCTGATGCATTTATCATCTCACCCATTTCAATCCATAACCTAATTGCAGACATATATATAAACAATTGCAGATGGAGACAAATTAACCCAAAATTAAATACCAAAACCCTAGAAAAAACCCATAGAGAAGCTTAAACAATGTACTCATGTGCAGGAGACTACAATCAGAAGAAAACACTTTTAGAAATGGACCATTTCAGTTGGTTTTACCTGCATAAGTAGGTGCCTCCCCATTGACACGAAAATATCTCCAAGTCATCCTCATGTAATCAAACTTGGATATTCATCAATGATTCGAGATGCAATCTTTTTTCAAAGACAACCAATTTTTTGAAGGTGTTGTTTCAATCATCAGAAATTGATTCTCTGACTAAGTGAAACAAAGAGAGAGTATAGATGGTGAGAGACTTGATGATATTTGGGGGCTGAATAGAAATTGAATCTAATGTGGGGGTAAATGAATAGGGTTAGAGATAAATGGGTAAAAAACGACACTGCCCTTCAGCATTTGAATCTCGTTAACGTCGTAACAGGGAAATAAGTTTCATATACGAAAGTTGGGTAAGGGTAGGAATTTGAGATACCATTCTGATATTTAGAAAAGTTGGGATATGAAAGTGACTAATGAATGAAATGTGAGATATCACTCGCATTTTTTTCCCAGGTAGGATAAGAAACCAACATTAAGTTTTGATCATGCATGCTCATGGCTGGGTTAGAAAACTTGCACACTTAAGTCAAACAAAATGTGAGATTTTTACTGTAATACGTGAGTACTTTTAGTGCAATTAGTATTTGGAAAGCATCAGTAAACTCTGATATCTGAAACTTATTTACATACTTATGAATTTAATTATTTGTATTTTATAAGTATTTTCGACAATATCTTTTGTTCTGTTTTTTTCCTTAAGTTTCTTGAGGTCGGTTAGATGCCTTTATGATATTTTTTTTTTGACCTGTCCAATTATTGGATTAATACCTATAGAAGAATATAATGAAGTGTTGATCATTCTTTTTCAATTAACTAGCTATATTTTTGATTTTGAATGCAAAACATTGATCATAATGCACAAAACTCCGTTGCTTTACACAATTTGAGTACACTATTACATACAGAGAAATATATGATAGTGCACAAAATTTATACACAACAACACTTTTGCAGGTGATGAGGTGAGCAATCCTCATGTACAACATCAAAACAGAAGCAGAGAAGAGATGATGTCGTGTGCATATCTGCTCTAAGTGGCAAGGACAGAATTGAAGGTACATATGATTGATTATGAATCAATGCTTCAACTTTATGATTAGAATGTGTTTTTTTAACATGACTAAATTTGAATCTGATTCTAATTTGGTTAATCTTAGATGTGTATAGGTTATGAGGTTTAATTTAGATAGTAATGTTGCCGCAAAATGAAAATGGACAAATCTACAGAAAACATTGCCAACAATATTGATATTATGATACTGCCACTATTTAGGGGCCTCAACAATTGTAACATTTTGTAGTTTCCCTATGCATGGTTAATCAAACATGTCTAACTTCAACTACACTATTTGAGGATGCTTCATCATCATGTGGTATATATAATTTGAACTTCATTTTTGTGTATCATATTGTGCTGATGACATCTTCTTAGGCGTTTCAAAAAAGAAGTTTTATAATATGGAGAAGAAGCTTCTAACCTAAAAGGGAGGACATCAGTTGATAGAAGAAAATTCAAAATTGCCTCAGGTGGACATCAGTTGATAGAAGAAAATTCAATTCAGAACTGCATTTTAACTTTGTTAAATCAACAATTTGGTATAATGACAACTGTAAAGTTGAATGAACTTGGGTTCTGTTTGTGTTAGCCTTTTGTTGCTTATGTAGCAGTTTTCTTTCTATAGTAAAATTATTCTGAAGATGATCACCTGAATATATGAATGACTTTGTAATTTACTTGAAAGTTCACTTACATGAGATTTTATTGAAGAAATGGCAATTTTATTTAAGATCACGTTAGCAATGTGTTTATTTTTATTTTTTTAAACAAAACCAATTTACACAACCATGAAACCCACAGCAAAGCGAGGGCTCAGTAGCTAGTACTGTATATATAAGGAGGGACCTGTAGATCACTGAACTACAGTCTTACAAGTTCGTGAGATTTTCTGTTCTATATATGTGCCAGTGAAAATGCTATATAAATGACCTTATATAAATGAGCCTTGCAATTTCTAACATTAGAGAAGCCTAGCGGATAGCTCATCTTTCCGTTTACCCCCTTTCATAAGAAGTATCAAGATTTATCAACAGAAAATGATATAAAGCTGGGAATAGAAACAGCAAAGCAAAAGCCAATTAGACCTGTCAAAGAAAATAGAAACTACAGAAAAGAAAGCTAGGAATACGAATCCATAGAAGAAACAGATACAGATTAATCGTGAGAAAGAAGAAGAAGCTAGGTGGATACCTGACTAAGAAAGAAAGGGGAAAAAAAAAAAAAAGAGAAGCTAACTAAAGACAAGCATGCAGTTGGGTCTTGAACTGGTCAAAAAAATAATAAAGACCAGAGTTCTTAAGCTCAAAGATTGTAGATAAAAAGCGAAAGGAACAGCACATATGTGGTAAAATACTTGATTATTCTGGATTCTGATCTTTAATTTCCTTTTGTTTCTTCTATTTTTTCTTTTTCGGCAATGCCTATCGACCTTTAATTTCTTGGTCTGTTGTATTGTGTTTGCTACTATACTTGCTTATTTAGATTCCGGCCTCCATACCTTAGCTCTAACAAGTAGTAAGTCCAGACTCCATAACCAGAGTTCTATATTTCAGTTGCCGCTTAGATCGACTATTTAAACATTTCGGAAAATTCGATCCCTGAACTAATTAAAACTAATCAAGGTACGTATGCATGCTTGTCACAAATTACTCTTATCTTCTTAGTTTTGGAATTTTTTTGTTTTAACTAAAATATTTTCATTGTTGAACACGTAGATTCCTGAAAATAATGTAGCTTAATTATTAATTTCCAAGTCATGCAGCCTGATTATGGAATGTATGTACCTTAAACATTTAAACTTGTTCAAATTAAGTTTAATTACCCTTAATGAACTAGCTAGCCTAGTATAGTATTAACAGTGGGATGCATGAACAGTACCTAGGCTTACCAAGTAAGCCAAGAAGAGCACAGTCGGTGACAAAACAGAAGGTATATATACTGCATCTCTCACTTACCCTTTAGCTTAGCTTTGTTTGAGAGAGAGAGATGGGGGTTCCATCGTTTTTTCGTTGGTTGGTAAACAAGTACCCTAAAGTGGTCGTAAAAGCCATTGAAGAGATAGATGAGTTTGTAGATCCAACCTCACCGAACCCTAACGGCATAGAGTTCGATAACCTGTATCTTGACATGAATGGAATTATCCATCCCTGCTTTCACCCGGAAGAAGAAGATGATGATGGTCATGGTCATGGAGTAAGATCACAGTTCTATTTCATTTGCTTTTGATCTATGAGTTGCTTTATATATGAAGTTTCTTTCCTTTGCATGTTTAAGATCGAGTTTATTTTATAAGCTGTATATATATATATGCATGTTCAGCTTCCACTACCAAGAACTTATGAAGATGTCTTCAACAATATCTTCGAATATATTGATCGGCTTTTTAGAATTGTCAGACCAAGGAAGCTCCTCTACATGGCTATTGGTGAGAAAATTGAAATAATTTATTTGTTTTTAACGTTGATTTTTAGAGTTCTGAGGTGTTTTTGCTTTCAATTAATATGTATCTGATGATGTAATTAAGTTAGTATTTTGCCTTTTAGATGGAGTTGCACCGAGAGCCAAAATGAATCAACAACGCTCCAGGCGTTTTAAGTCGGCAATGGACAAGAATCTTGCTGTGGGTGCATCTGAAATTCACATGAGTTTTCCATGTGTTGTATTTCGAATCAGTTTTATGAATACTAAATGATGTTCCCATATGTTGTTTAAATTTTAAACGTGTAGGAGGCTGAAGAGGAGAAACTGAGACTGCATTTTGAAAAGGAAGGGAAAAAAATTCTACTGGAACAGGAATCAGAAATCTCAGATTCTAATATAATCACCCCTGGAACGGATTTCATGTACAAGTTATCCAAGGCTCTCCAAAGCTACACCAATCTTCGTTTAAGCCAAGATCCAGGCTGGAAGGACATTAAGGTCTGGTCGTATGACTTATATTTTCAAACTTATGTATATATGGAACTGATCAAATTATGCAGATTGATTTCTTCCTATTTTTTAATCAATGGTGAATAAAATTATAAATTATGTATATGCACCAATTAATATATATTGGTATTCACTGGTACTCAAATTTATGTCTCAGTCAAATTTGTTTCCTATATTTTTTTATTTTTCTCAAGTTCCATGCTTATTCATTTAGGTAATACTTTCTGATGCCAATGTTCCTGGAGAAGGAGAACACAAAGTGATGTCATTCATACGCCACCAGCGAACTGTTCCTTCTTATGATCCAAACACCCGCCATTGCTTGTATGGTCTGGTATGGAAACATGACTATATGGAACACAAATATCAAGAATTTATGTCCTATCCTTTTGCCTGTCAATTTTTCTCTTTATTTTGATTCTTGATTTTACATTCTCATATACATTGTCATTGGCATTATGACAGGATGCGGATCTAATAATGTTGTCTTTGGCAACACATGAAGTTCACTTTTCCATACTGAGAGAGGTGGAATTTACAAACCCTTCAGCTTCTTTTTAATATATATACTTCATCCTTTTTTTTTCTTGGTTTAATCTTTTACCATGTCACAACTTGGAATTTGGTCTTTATGAATATCTGCGGGTCTTCTAGTTTTCAATGGTTTTGATGATTACTTCTGCCCATGTTACAAATTACAAAGTTCAGTTTCTGTTAAGCATCAAATATTAGTTCAAGTTAGAGGTTTTGAACTCTACTCGAGAGGACTCACATTACTATATATGCAAACTGACACAATATATTCAACCTTGATACGCTTCATTTTTCGGAAATAGGATTTACTTTTACAAAACCAGCAGCCATATGCAAACGGTCAATTGACAGCATCATCAGACAAAAGAAAAGCATACATGATGAAAAAGCCCTATCAGGTATCTTAATTTTATTAACCTCCATTTCGGTAGGATAGCTAGCTGTTTTGTCTTTGTCTGAACTTTTCCTTTATCCAATTTTCAGTTTCTGCATATATGGATCTTGAGAGAATATTTGGAGCTGGACATGCAAATCAATGATCCTCCTGAAAACTTCAAGTTTGATCTTGAGCGTATCATCGATGACTTCATATTCATATGTTTCTTCGCGGGAAATGATTTTCTACCTCACATGCCAACATTGGAAATTCATGAGGTTCGATACTAATTTCATTATCCAATAGTTTATTTAATTTAAATCTAAGGCGTACTCATATCAAAACTAACTTTTGTGAAATACTTGTTCTCAGGGTGCAATTGATTTGCTGATGCAAGTCTACAAGAAAGAGTTCAAGAAGATTGGTGGTTATTTGGTTGATATGATTCGGGTATATTAATATAACTTAACAATATATTGTTATTTTCTTCACACAAAAAAATTCAATATAGCTGGACAGGTTCATGATCATTTGCATAAAGCAGGTTCATGACAAGAAGTTGGGGTACATCAAACTATCAAGAGTGGAGAAATTTATTCTCCTTATTGGAGCATATGAAGAGAAAATATTTAAGAAAAGATCAGATATACGAGACCGTAAACTCAGAGGTTTTTGCAATAATGATGATACAGTAAGTGCCTTGTTTCAAAATTTTATGTTCTTATACTGTATCACTGTTGACAGATTTGTGTTTGTCTAAAATCGATATGCTGAAATATAGACTGAGTTAATTGCATGCTTCTCTAGATAGAGGAAGAGATTGATGCTGGAAGTTCAACTTCTAATGTGAAAGCAATTGAAGGATCTGCAGTTGTTTCAGCGGATAATCTTTCATCTTCTGAAGTATGTTTTGCTCTGTTCTGTATTGAATGATGATCTTTTGGCTATCTTTGACACAAACATACGCGTGCGCACAGTTCTCACAGTCTCCCATTTATCCTCATTAATATGCATAGAAGGATATATTATCTTAAATCTTTTGTTACTATTTTGCTCATTTTCATCTACTGCATTTTTTGTGTTCACATTTACTTTTGATGCTTCTGCTTTATTATACTATAGTGGGATGATGTGGGGGGTTCTTTATTTTTGGACGTACCGAAATATTTTGGCCTCCTTGTTATGTATATCATTATGTTGCAGATAGCGGAAAACACAAAGGAATATAAGCAAAAATTGAAGGCGAGCATTAGAAGAAAATCTGATCTTTTTAGGAATGGTGATCATTTTGGGACTGACAAAGTATGGAACACTCCTTTCTGAAAATTGCATTACCTCTATATCATACATCCTTCTGATATTTCCTTTTGACTTGTATATGTTTCATCATTCATCCACACAGGTACGGTTGGGTGCTACCGGTTTCAAGGAAAGATATTACAAGTACAAATTTTCTGCTGAAACCCCGGGGGAGATTGAATGCAAAAGGAAGGAAGTAGTACGTCTGGTTATATGCTATAGCTTTATTTTGCATTTACTGTGTTTTCAAATTTTTACATATTTTCTCAGTCATCCACTTCTATTTTATTTTCCTTCAAACAATTAAGCTGCACCTGTAATTGTATTAGCCGCTGATTTTGTTGGTTGTGTATAAGTTCTGTACAAAATTGAGATTTGAGTTTACCTGTGTTTCAAGAGTAACTTAATTAGAATTTTGAAAACTAACCAACTTTTGGTCATCAAGATGGTTTTTAACCTTCTTTTTTATTTTAGTTGAAAACTAAATGACTATTATGTCATCTTATTTAGTTGCAAGGGAAAATTTCATATTCCATGAACAGATTTAATATATTCCATATGCAAAATAGTTTAGGTTTTTTTTTCCAATCCATGGGCATATTCGTTTAATCCATGTACAAAAGCTCTGGATTTTTTCATTTTTTTTGTTTCGTCGTCTATCTCATCCCAAGGATTCACTGATGGAATTGAGTTTTCTACAAGTCTGAACTTTTTTGTCTCCAATTAATTATGGCAATGATCATAATCAAGGTATATATATAAAGCATCTTGGTCTCTTCTATTCCTCTCTTCTGTATTTTTCCGAATTGGGTTGCTGGAGTTCTTGCACATGTAAGTCCCTGAAAACCCCAAACTTCAAATCCCTAAATCCACAAAACTTTTATTGAAATTGAAACATTGTAAATCTATGTCATTCACGAAATTTGAACAATATGAATATGATACCTAGCTAGATGCTCCTCAATTGGATGTAGAAAAAACAAATCCCATCAATTAAATACTCAAGAAGTTCAGTTGTTGTGGTAGCTAGACGAACGATTGAACAAGAATTTCATATTTTTTCCTCTCCTTTTTTCTTGAGAAAAAATATAAAAAGGTATTCAAAATGGTTATTTGATTTAAAAGGGTATTAAAGACTTTTAATACTATCATATGGTTATTTTTCAACTAAATGAAAAAAGAAGGTTAAAAACCATCTTGATGACCAAAATTTGGTTAGTTTTCAAAATTTCTCTTAGTTTCCTGTATTTTTCACTAACCAAAATATAGGTTCCTTTTGAATTTCCGTTTCTTTATAACTCCATTTGTTGTTTGCTTTTAGGTTAAATGCTACACAGAAGGACTGCTGTGGGTTCTTTTATACTACTTTTCTGGTCCCCCATCATGGAAATGGTAAGACTTATCCGTGATGCTATCTACTCAGTGTTGTGAGTATAATCAACTAAACATGAAGTAAATTATCATTTGAACATTCCTATCAGGTTTTATCCTTTTCATTATGGACCATTTGCCTCTGATATGAAGGGCCTAGCTCAGGTCAAACCACAATTTGAGAAGGGTTCCCCATTTAAACCTATAGATACACTCATGGCTGTCCTGCCACCAAGGAGGTAGCATTAGCTAAATTTTCATGTTATCGTAATTATTTCTTTCAAATTTAGCCGTTTTCCTAGAAGATGAAACACATGTTCATCCTTGTAGTGCTCATGCACTTCCTGAGGACTATCGCGCACTTATGATGGAAGACTGTTCAAGCATCATAGAATTTTATCCTTCTGGTAATGCCACTATGACCGTAACATATTATGTACTGGATTAATTCACTTTAAAAGTTTAACTCTTTAAGCATTGCTTCATGTTTAG
Above is a window of Fragaria vesca subsp. vesca linkage group LG7, FraVesHawaii_1.0, whole genome shotgun sequence DNA encoding:
- the LOC101313074 gene encoding 5'-3' exoribonuclease 3-like — protein: MGVPSFFRWLVNKYPKVVVKAIEEIDEFVDPTSPNPNGIEFDNLYLDMNGIIHPCFHPEEEDDVPRTYEDVFNNIFEYIDRLFRIVRPRKLLYMAIDGVAPRAKMNQQRSRRFKSAMDKNLAEAEEEKLRLHFEKEGKKILLEQESEISDSNIITPGTDFMYKLSKALQSYTNLRLSQDPGWKDIKVILSDANVPGEGEHKVMSFIRHQRTVPSYDPNTRHCLYGLDADLIMLSLATHEVHFSILREDLLLQNQQPYANGQLTASSDKRKAYMMKKPYQFLHIWILREYLELDMQINDPPENFKFDLERIIDDFIFICFFAGNDFLPHMPTLEIHEGAIDLLMQVYKKEFKKIGGYLVDMIRVHDKKLGYIKLSRVEKFILLIGAYEEKIFKKRSDIRDRKLRGFCNNDDTIEEEIDAGSSTSNVKAIEGSAVVSADNLSSSEIAENTKEYKQKLKASIRRKSDLFRNGDHFGTDKVRLGATGFKERYYKYKFSAETPGEIECKRKEVVKCYTEGLLWVLLYYFSGPPSWKWFYPFHYGPFASDMKGLAQVKPQFEKGSPFKPIDTLMAVLPPRSAHALPEDYRALMMEDCSSIIEFYPSDFEVDMDGKRFTWQGISKLPFIDESRLLHETRKLEKELKGEEIERNAEKLDRLFIRSSHIMASQIVSLTNGGNQSIKIDPNLSFGISDFIRQLDDNDAKVKGDDSSEEDPVLCALYELPNTSLHMPRLLDGLQLPPKTINECELLETVLWHECQGNATTHSLQQGQARFKKPNDFGNISFQNNTRLTSGSPANSIHKFAGSGWGCGRGRANGSTSGDQNYAPKTTSSDQREVSSSSSYYAKGTTSDHKNEGTLQHGFRNLKISDSGQGWRPTGRGFQPLNNVFWPSRSSASQDRNFASYGSQSYHARGRGRDQHNSWQQTYPIVGTGRGQQDPWTHTQPPFSASRSSSHAGGRGNFQRSDFSGSGSGR